The genomic DNA TAAAGTCGCAGCGAGATAGCTTTTACGCTTATCCCGTTCGGCCTCGCTCATTTCAGGTCGATGGTTGTTTGCCTGCATACTTGCTAACCTGATTTAGGTTCGTCAGGCCTATCTTTAGGCGGGTCTTTGTAAACCACATGGCGCGGCATGCGGCCATAGGTTTTTTTGACCCATAGCTCACCAAGTATGCCACCCACCGCTGCCGCTTCAATCGCAACGATAATAATAAAACCCATATAACCCAGAGGGAGTAGGCGCATATCATCAGGTACCGCCGTCCTGTCCATTAAGGTGATAAAGTACTGCGACAAATAAACGATCAGTGCGGGAAAATAGCACAGTACTTTACCGCCGAGACCATAAATAAGAGAAACAATCACCCCTGCAATAAAGGGTGTTAAAACTAGCCCAATAAACAGGCTGGGATGGAAATAAGAGGTCAAATCACCAAACAGCTCCATGCGCACACCGAGCAATTGGTTTAGCGCATACATTACCGCGGAGCCACTTAGAATCGCAAACAAGGCCCATTTCAGGGTTTCTAATTTATTGCTGATTACCATTATCTGAGCCGGCATCTAAATCGGCGCCTGGGCCGGGCCATTCATTGCCCGTTAATTTTTTATATTCTAGCTTTTTAAGGTCTTCAAGATACCAGTCTTCGACTTTCAAACTTGCTATGTAGGCGGCCAAGGTTCGCCTATCTTGCTCTGTCAGGTGAGCGTACGACGGCATGCTCCATTCCGCTTTCAAACGACCTTTAAGTATAGCTTGCGGGTTTTCTGACGAAAAATAGTCAAACAACCATTGTTCAGAACGCAGCGAACCCATTCCATCCAACATAGGCGCAGGAACAGTCGCCATAAGATTTTTCAGCGTCCATAGCGCATGGCATTTTTTACAGTTTTGCGCTTTATAAATTTTATCGCCAGCACGAGTAAGCTCTTTTGAAGCGGTGCTGTAAAAGGGGATCGATTTTTCCTGGCTGGGTAAGGCAGCATAGCCAAAGTAATTGCGCACCATCAAGCCGATGATAAGCACCGCCATGCCACCCAATATCCATTTTTCACCGAGACGCATTAGCTGCTAGCTACCTTGCTCAGCCTTGCGTAGCGCTGCTTTTTCTGCAAGTACTTCCGTGCGACGCTTTTCTTGCGCTGCATTAACTTCTTGTGACTTGGCAAACTCTTCTGGACTCATCTTAGGTTTGTCATGTTCATCAAACACAAGATATTTAATATCTTCATCAAACTGTTCATTCTTATAAGCCCAGCGAAGACCAATAATTGCAGCAATGATAATACCGCCCGCTGCAACCATCCAAAGGTAAATTGTCCAGCCATCAGGCAGGGATTGCATAAATTCGGTCATCGGACTCTCCTAGATAAGCTGGCCAAAAAGTAATTGTGCCGCACCGTACACCACAGCGCAAACCAAACCAAATACCAACCAGGCAAACAGTATAATTTCACCACGGCGCATACTTTCACCACGGCGCATACTTTCTTTTTTTGCATCACGCGCAAATTTGTAAACTATCACAGCAAATAAAACAATGCCGGCCATCATAAAGAAAAATATGCCAATACTGTATTCTTGGGACTTCATGCCCTCGATGGTGAATCGGTCTAGATCCTCATCGGAGAGCACAATAGCTTGCTGGTCGCTATTATTCATCGTGGCCTACGAACGCTAACATACTAATAGACCACATTAGGTAGGAAAAGGTTTAATATTTTTGAAGAAAAATGCCGCCCCCTGTCTGACAGGTGAGCGGCATTTTTATCATCCAGCAGACCAAGAAATAGCCTGCTATTTGTCTTGCTTTTCTTTATCCGACTTATCAAAATTATCAATAAAAAAGCTATAAATATAAGGCGCAACAAACACAACTAAAATCGGTATCAACAGTATTAATGGTGGGTTATCAATCTCTAACATTTCATCACCTGCAAAGTAAATTAGTGGCCAATTGAATGATCGGGTTCCCAATCAGAGGGTGGTAAACGTTTAACCACGATAGTCACCGCTATACAAAAATAGATCACATAGAAAACATCGATGGTATAACCCAAATCCCATGATGGCTGGACACGAATTTTAACGCCATCATCACGAAATTCACCTTCAAAATTCGCTAAGGCAACATCTTGACCCACAACGGTGTAGTAATCCATGTCAGCATTCACACGCTGCAATTCAATGATCTGGTCTTTAATCAAACGCAGGTCATTCATCGTCACTGGATGTCGGTCTTGATGGCCAGCCCAATCAGAGCCTTGCGACCTCACTGTATCAACAATATAATCCATCTTGGCTTCGTCATCAGCCAATGCCGCCACTTCGGGTGTATCCATAAGCGCGATATATTCTTCATAAATAATCGCCATCGGACGCTGACCCCATAATGGAGCAGTCACCAAAAACGCGGTGATAATGGTGAGAACCAACAACCATACAACAGCTTCTGGCAAGCGCTTATTATCTTCCATAATACCGCCCAAGCTTTCATGCTCCCAAACGTGCTTAGCATGTTCGTTCTGGTCATCGCTCGCCATCGTATGGAGCGGTTTATCGTATTTCCAAGCCATGAGGCTATTCCTCCAATAGGAACTTAAATTGCGGAAAACTTAATTATTTCAAACTCAAGATAAAGTCCATAAGATAACGGATTTCGCTATTCGGCGCATAATCCGGAACGATTGGTGGATAAAAGCTCTCACCATCAACATAGTCATTGTAATCTGCGCGCCATTGATCGTAGTCGATGTCATTGCCATCGACATCGACTTTACCCCAAAGGTAGTCGAAGCGAGGCATGATGGAATGCGGCTGAACCAGCCTTGGATTAAAGAAGTGCATCATCATCCATTCTTTTGATGAGTTACGTGAACCGACATGCAAGAGATCAGGCCCTTTACGGTCTGAACCAAATGCAGTTGGCGCTTCACCGTTAAAGTCACCCAAACGTGGTGGCAAACCAAAGTACTGCCAATCCTGGGTCTGCTCAGGCAACAGTGTGTGACACCACCAGCAACCTTCGCGCACAAACATCGTTTTACCACTACCAACATGATGCTTGTCGCTGTCAGTGGCAGCTGTCAACACTGACTCAGCACTCCAGTTACGTGTTGCACTGACATTTTCAATGTAAGAAAATGTTTCACCTTCATAGTCACCACGTGACACCAAAAATACAGCGCCTTCGGACTCAACAGCATCGCCAACCCGACCCTCTTCTGCGCTCAAGGCTTGAACTGCTGCACCCAAAATATTCGGGTTACGAATCGCGCTAGGGAAAGGTGTGCCTGCCGCATAGACATAAGCACTCACTGGATCAATATCCGCGCCGCTGACTGGGTCTTTTTTGATCGTAATCGTCAATGGTTTACCTTTACCCTGCAACCAAGGGTCTGCGTAAGAAAAGCCGGAGTTATGGCCATAGGACAAACCTTTGACCAGACCGGTTTCCGTTACGCCCACACTATAGATCGTCAGGCTGGGCATATAGAGGGTGATCAGCATTGAGCCACCCAGGGCGATACCAAACATGCGGGTACCAATTTTATATTCTCTAAAAGCCATTCTTCTTTACTCCGCTAAAGCTTAACGCTATTCGTTATGACTGATACGAGCAGCGATTAACGTTCGTAAGCGATTTCATGTGGCAAGCGCCCTACTGGTACTGGCGTGCCAGCACGCGCTGTCATCCACATATTGTAGAGCCAGACAACGTTACCAGTGAATACCATAGTACCGCCAACCCAACGCGCAATCATATAGGGATGCTCTGCAATCACCACATCGATATACGGCACTTCGTAGATCTTGGCAGCACCCTGAATCAAACCGGCAATAGTAATCGAGATCCAGTAGGTAGCAAAACCAATCAGCAAGAACCAGAAATGAAAGTTAGCCAATGCTAATGAGTACAACTTGCGACGTAGAATCGTCTGCAAACCATAGTACACCGCAGCTGCCTCAAGGAAGGTTGAGAAACCCAACAAGGCCAAGTGAGCATGGGCAACGATCCAGCCGGTACCATGAACATACCAGTTAATCGCTCGCGTCTGCTGGAACCCCCCCTGCATATTCAATGGAATTGCCAACATAACACCCGAAATGGTGAAGCGAATTTCGATGTTATCAACAAAGTAATGCCATTTGCCGGTCATAGTAAGTAACAAGTTAGACACAAATGCAATCGCTGGCACCAGAATTAATACGCCTTCAACTGAGGCGAAAGATTTCAACCATTCAGGCAATGGTGATGACATCAAATGGTGAGCCGCTGGTGTTGAGTAGAACACCACCACTGACCAGAAATGCAAGTGGCCAATACGATGAGAGTACAGTGGGTTACCGGTAATTTTCGGTACGGTGTAATAGGCAATCGCCGCCGCCACTGGGGTAATCCACAAACCAAGAATGTTATGCGCGTGCCACCAAGTCAAATAGGCTTCGGTTAAACCGGTGAGAGAGAAATACTCTGGCAGGTTGCCAACAAGCACCACAATCAGCAGCATGAATATAGCCGAACCAAAAAACCAGTTAGTGGTGTAAATACCCTGCGTCTTACGATTTATAATGGTCATCCAGACGTTCATCCCCAGCGGCAACAACACTGCAAACAGGAGAATCAAATCAATCGGCCATGGAAAATCAGTGTATTCACGGCCTGAAGTGACACCGACCCACATCAGACACAAAGCAATAGAAAGACTAAGATTCCAATTAAAACAAGTCCAAACACCCAGCTTTTCAGACCAGAGCTTGGTATTACCTAACGCTGGCGTGATGTACATAAAGGCCATCGCAAATGCCATCGAAATCCAGCCGAAAATAACGGCCATAACGTGAACTTGGCGCATATGACCAAAAGCAAACATGTAGCTACCGGTAACAAAATCAGGGAAAGCAAGTTTCGCCGCATTGAAAGAACCTAGCCCTGTGCCAATTATGAACCAAATAATGGACGAAAACCCAAAAAAGACAGCCGCAGAACCTGCGGGAATATCTTCGTTCTTGGCAAAGAGATACTTGAACATGAAACCTGTACTCCGTTTAAAACGTAAACTTAATATTAAAAATTATTACCCAAAAATGGTGCTGCTTTCGACCGCTTTATTTGAACTAAGCGCGGCCTAATGTTTACCTGGCATCATCAAATACCACGCGAACCACATGCTTGAGAAAGCCAGCACAATACAAAATACCGTTGCAATAACAGTCATCATTACTATTTATTCCTCTATTCAGCAAGTGTCGCGCCTAGGTGGCAGCACGTGCTCGCGCTTCCAACACGCCATGGCGTGAAACGGCAACCATCATGATGGCCATAAAAGCAAAACCAAACACGAGCATACACCACATCATGAAACCCATAAAAGTGGTTGGATCATAAACTGAGGAACCCCAACCGCCCCAGTCGTCAAAACGACCGCGACCCAAAGCGCACATCATAGCGGCACCAAAGACGCTGCCATTGCCCATGCCGGTGGTAACACCCGCCACCAGACTCACCCAAAAAGTTTTCGAATATGGCACTAAATTGTCCATATTAACTCCTCATTTTCATGCCACGCGCAATTGCTTGCCTTGGCGTATTCAGTATGGTTCACAAAGAGGCAAGCCGAACGCTCAGGCTTACCCTACAAAAAGTCGGGGGAATATTCACATAATGGCTCTTTTGAGTCAAGTCTTGATGCGCCTTGAACACAAAATGAATAAATACTTTTATAACAACAAATTCGTTTAAAATATAAATAATTCAATCAATTAGTGATACGCAATGGCTCATAAAAACTGGCAAAACTGGATATCTCTAAAAGAAATTATTCTCTATCTCATCGTTATTGCTAGCAGTTTATTCATAAGTGGCTATTCAGTACACATGTTGATCGGTGGGCTGGTTAGCGAAACAACCGAATACATTGTTATCGCTGTGGTATGTGGGCTGATGACACTCATTATCGGCTTCATGGTCTACGACGTCAAAAAACATCGCCAAGAACAAGGCTGAGAAGCCCTCAGACCGATTATTTATAGATGCGAAGACTGGCTAGCGCATCTTCGTAAACAGCCAGAGACTCAAACTGGCCGCGATGGAAGACGTATTGACGCTTCTTGCCAGACATATCGACCCCGGTCAAACCAAATGACTTACCAGCGTAATCGGAAAAAAAACGTACCTCTTTCGCCAGCGCAACCTGCTCATCATTACGTAATTTAACCGTGACATGCTGTTTGCTAACACTTATCGCAACTGGCGCGCTCGGCAACAGCATAAGCCGACCAGAAAGGATTCGGTTGCCACCAATAAACGCCATAAAACTGGCGAGAAACATCAGCAAGTAGGCGATCACTTGATTGTTCTGATGCCATAGCACTAGCGAATAGGCGCCAAGCAGAATAACCACCGGCAAATACAATAAGGCATCCCATGCTGCACCACGGCGATCAGGCGTCAGCCTGTAATCACTGTTCGCCATAGAGCTATCCTGCGTCGGCCAATGTCTCTGTCAACAAAGCGTCCATTTCACCATAAAGCATACGGCCAGGGCGCCTGAATTTAACTTCCTGATCAGCACCAATGACGAAAGTCCATGGGTCGCCCAGCACACCAAAAGCAGTAAACGCTTCGGGGTTCATGTATTGATCCATATGCAAAAACAACACGTCATCACCGTATTTATTCACCATCGCTTTTAGCATCTGTAACTGCTTGTCGCATACGGTGCAATGCCCAGGCGTGGCAAATTCTAGTAAAATCGGCTTGTTCTTCGTTAATGCCTCATCAAGCGATAATTGATACATACGCGCATCAGGATGCCGGTACGTCGTAATACGGCTAAAATCACCGCGCACATCGGCCAAGGTCTTGGTTTTAAGCGAAGGCGCCAGCTCACCCACCTTTAACTGCCCAGGGTTAATGTCGCAGGCAGCCAAAAGCATTACCATCGTGATAACCATAAATATTGCTGTATATCGTTTCATCTCAAATTGACCTATGTCACTGTGCTGTGTTAGCAACGTCTTTTTCCCAACCAACACAACTACGAAAAATATTGTAGCCCCAAATACAGTTGGCCAACAGCACCGTACTGCCGAAGAGTCCCATTGCTGCCAACCAGGGGCTGATGATCGCTTCCACCTCATCGGGCGGCAAACTGAGACTGGCCGTACCGCCGAGAATACCAGCAATGGTAAACAAACACACCATACCGATGAGGCCAGTGTTATGAACCCAAAAGTGCACCTTGACCAGCTTTAAACTAAAAATGGGGCGCTTGACTAAACGCGGCACAAAATAATACACCGAGGCAAAAATCGCCATCTCTACCCAGCCCAGTAAATTAATATGCGTATGCGCGCGGACAATAAGCTGGCCATGAGGGCGATGATCAACAAAGTGGCGAAACTCGGCAATACCGCCCATCAACGCGCCCCAGGAAAAGCCGATAATGCTGTAAATAATGCAGGCATAAAGAAACCACAGCGTATAACGCGTGTACTCAACGTCAGTTTCCCATGACGGATTATTTGTGGTGCTCACTCCTGTGCTGCCGGTTTTTCGACTAGGCTTTCAGGAAAAGTCGGGTCTTGTGAAAAATCCTTGGTACGCACATCTTGATACTTCTC from Gammaproteobacteria bacterium includes the following:
- a CDS encoding cytochrome c — translated: MRLGEKWILGGMAVLIIGLMVRNYFGYAALPSQEKSIPFYSTASKELTRAGDKIYKAQNCKKCHALWTLKNLMATVPAPMLDGMGSLRSEQWLFDYFSSENPQAILKGRLKAEWSMPSYAHLTEQDRRTLAAYIASLKVEDWYLEDLKKLEYKKLTGNEWPGPGADLDAGSDNGNQQ
- a CDS encoding cbb3-type cytochrome c oxidase subunit II encodes the protein MAFREYKIGTRMFGIALGGSMLITLYMPSLTIYSVGVTETGLVKGLSYGHNSGFSYADPWLQGKGKPLTITIKKDPVSGADIDPVSAYVYAAGTPFPSAIRNPNILGAAVQALSAEEGRVGDAVESEGAVFLVSRGDYEGETFSYIENVSATRNWSAESVLTAATDSDKHHVGSGKTMFVREGCWWCHTLLPEQTQDWQYFGLPPRLGDFNGEAPTAFGSDRKGPDLLHVGSRNSSKEWMMMHFFNPRLVQPHSIMPRFDYLWGKVDVDGNDIDYDQWRADYNDYVDGESFYPPIVPDYAPNSEIRYLMDFILSLK
- a CDS encoding cbb3-type cytochrome c oxidase subunit I produces the protein MFKYLFAKNEDIPAGSAAVFFGFSSIIWFIIGTGLGSFNAAKLAFPDFVTGSYMFAFGHMRQVHVMAVIFGWISMAFAMAFMYITPALGNTKLWSEKLGVWTCFNWNLSLSIALCLMWVGVTSGREYTDFPWPIDLILLFAVLLPLGMNVWMTIINRKTQGIYTTNWFFGSAIFMLLIVVLVGNLPEYFSLTGLTEAYLTWWHAHNILGLWITPVAAAIAYYTVPKITGNPLYSHRIGHLHFWSVVVFYSTPAAHHLMSSPLPEWLKSFASVEGVLILVPAIAFVSNLLLTMTGKWHYFVDNIEIRFTISGVMLAIPLNMQGGFQQTRAINWYVHGTGWIVAHAHLALLGFSTFLEAAAVYYGLQTILRRKLYSLALANFHFWFLLIGFATYWISITIAGLIQGAAKIYEVPYIDVVIAEHPYMIARWVGGTMVFTGNVVWLYNMWMTARAGTPVPVGRLPHEIAYER
- a CDS encoding thioredoxin family protein, whose translation is MKRYTAIFMVITMVMLLAACDINPGQLKVGELAPSLKTKTLADVRGDFSRITTYRHPDARMYQLSLDEALTKNKPILLEFATPGHCTVCDKQLQMLKAMVNKYGDDVLFLHMDQYMNPEAFTAFGVLGDPWTFVIGADQEVKFRRPGRMLYGEMDALLTETLADAG
- a CDS encoding cbb3-type cytochrome c oxidase subunit I, which gives rise to MSTTNNPSWETDVEYTRYTLWFLYACIIYSIIGFSWGALMGGIAEFRHFVDHRPHGQLIVRAHTHINLLGWVEMAIFASVYYFVPRLVKRPIFSLKLVKVHFWVHNTGLIGMVCLFTIAGILGGTASLSLPPDEVEAIISPWLAAMGLFGSTVLLANCIWGYNIFRSCVGWEKDVANTAQ